From the genome of Opisthocomus hoazin isolate bOpiHoa1 chromosome 8, bOpiHoa1.hap1, whole genome shotgun sequence, one region includes:
- the LOC104335540 gene encoding guanylyl cyclase-activating protein 1-like, with amino-acid sequence MGNNSSSTVDDLQAVEIHHWYKKFMTECPSGQLTEHEFKQFFGLRGLDPEANEYIEQMFRTFDMNKDGYIDFMEYVAALSLVLRGKMEQKLRWYFKLYDVDGNGCIDRHELLNIIKAIRAINGGDHETSAEEFTNRVFNKIDVNGDGELSLDEFVEGARKDEEFMEVMMKSLDLSHIVAMINNRRHSV; translated from the exons ATGGGGAACAATAGCAGCTCCACAGTGGATGATCTGCAGGCTGTTGAGATTCACCACTGGTACAAAAAGTTCATGACGGAGTGTCCTTCTGGACAGCTGACGGAGCATGAATTTAAACAGTTCTTTGGGCTTCGAGGGCTGGATCCAGAGGCCAATGAGTACATTGAGCAGATGTTCCGCACGTTTGATATGAACAAG GATGGATATATTGACTTCATGGAATATGTGGCTGCCCTCAGCCTCGTTCTTCGTGGGAAGATGGAGCAGAAATTGCGGTGGTATTTCAAGCTCTATGATGTAGATGGCAACGGCTGCATTGATCGACATGAGTTGCTCAACATCATTAAG GCTATTCGAGCTATTAATGGTGGTGATCATGAAACTAGTGCAGAAGAGTTTACCAACCGAGTCTTCAACAAAATAGACGTGAATGGAGATG GTGAACTTTCTCTGGATGAATTTGTGGAGGGAGcaaggaaagatgaggagttCATGGAGGTTATGATGAAAAGTTTGGACCTGTCACACATTGTGGCCATGATCAACAACCGTCGGCATAGTGTATAA